In the Anaerosporomusa subterranea genome, one interval contains:
- a CDS encoding patatin-like phospholipase family protein: MNGKQGPKARPRKIGLALSGGGLRGLSHIGVLKALQDNAIPIDFIAGTSAGSIIAALHSCGYRPDEMQSTAKSLSVSDLIKVKIPFSAMIKQGKKWLFGRKHRVLPPFPSGIIQGDRIEKYFSRFWLNRTVRDTAIPIALTAVDLYSADTVFFLTPHPGMREILNARYYYNTSLSEAVRASISIPGVFTPVKYRGMMLVDGAVKNNLPTDILRHMGAERIIAIDLGYAGQPDYEIQNVSDILLRCIEIMNREVTLLKGEEYADILIRPQAYIGLSPSAEQIDKCIKSGEEAVLAKIGEIRSLLTK; encoded by the coding sequence ATGAATGGTAAGCAAGGGCCCAAGGCTAGGCCACGGAAAATTGGCTTAGCTTTGAGCGGCGGTGGGTTACGTGGGTTATCGCACATAGGAGTACTAAAAGCACTACAGGATAACGCAATTCCTATCGACTTTATTGCAGGTACGAGTGCAGGATCAATTATTGCGGCTCTACACAGTTGCGGTTATCGGCCAGATGAAATGCAATCCACTGCCAAATCGTTATCAGTGAGTGATCTTATAAAAGTTAAGATACCGTTTTCGGCTATGATAAAGCAGGGTAAAAAGTGGCTGTTTGGCAGAAAGCATCGGGTGTTGCCACCATTTCCATCAGGAATCATTCAAGGAGACCGAATTGAAAAATATTTTTCCCGCTTCTGGCTTAATCGTACAGTCAGGGACACAGCAATACCGATTGCGCTAACTGCAGTTGATTTGTACTCGGCAGATACTGTTTTTTTCCTTACGCCACATCCGGGAATGCGAGAGATACTGAATGCTCGCTATTATTATAATACCAGTTTGAGTGAAGCTGTGCGTGCGAGCATCTCTATTCCAGGAGTCTTTACACCTGTGAAGTATCGCGGCATGATGCTAGTGGATGGAGCAGTAAAGAACAATTTGCCGACAGATATTTTACGGCACATGGGAGCCGAGCGCATAATAGCAATTGATCTTGGCTATGCAGGACAGCCTGATTATGAAATTCAAAATGTCAGCGATATTTTATTGCGCTGCATTGAAATTATGAATCGTGAAGTGACACTATTAAAAGGGGAAGAGTATGCGGATATATTAATTCGCCCGCAAGCTTACATCGGACTATCTCCTAGCGCGGAACAAATTGATAAGTGCATAAAGAGCGGAGAGGAGGCTGTACTGGCTAAAATAGGAGAAATCCGTTCTTTGTTGACTAAGTAA
- a CDS encoding IclR family transcriptional regulator has translation MFFLWKRYRETEAGKLQKNSPYLIASVDRALELLIILGKCPREMGVTELSNLLNVQKSTVHSLLVTLAQRGFVRQTEGSRYTLGLQLIQLGAICSERLDIRTIARPIMLELAEQSQEVALLAMLSKEELMIIEKIEPQRAFVLIPKFDFSITLHSTAIGKVLLANATTSFIEAVLERGLAKYTPQTLTNREAVLEELSAVCRQGYAVGCNETIEGISCIAAPIYDSTGQVAAALSISSSSSSLTLERRQALVNMVCDKASCISQRMGFHKR, from the coding sequence ATGTTCTTCCTGTGGAAACGCTATCGGGAAACGGAGGCGGGTAAGCTGCAAAAAAACAGCCCGTATCTGATCGCATCAGTTGATCGAGCTCTTGAACTGCTCATTATTTTGGGTAAATGTCCACGTGAAATGGGCGTTACCGAATTGAGTAATTTACTCAATGTTCAAAAGAGCACAGTGCATAGCCTGTTGGTAACGTTGGCGCAACGTGGCTTTGTTCGTCAGACGGAGGGATCTCGCTACACCTTAGGCTTACAATTAATACAACTAGGAGCAATATGCTCAGAACGCTTAGATATACGTACGATTGCTCGGCCTATTATGCTGGAATTGGCCGAACAATCGCAGGAAGTCGCGTTACTGGCTATGCTTTCAAAAGAAGAGTTGATGATAATAGAAAAAATCGAACCCCAGCGGGCATTTGTCCTGATCCCAAAATTTGACTTTAGTATTACTCTGCACAGCACAGCTATTGGCAAAGTATTGTTAGCAAATGCTACTACAAGTTTTATCGAAGCTGTGCTGGAACGTGGCTTAGCAAAATATACACCACAGACGCTGACCAACCGAGAAGCCGTGCTGGAAGAGCTCTCTGCTGTTTGCCGTCAAGGATATGCCGTCGGTTGTAACGAAACAATAGAAGGAATCTCTTGCATAGCAGCCCCTATTTACGATTCGACTGGCCAGGTTGCTGCCGCGTTGTCAATCTCCAGCTCAAGCTCTTCATTAACGCTCGAACGTCGCCAAGCCTTGGTTAACATGGTTTGTGATAAAGCGAGTTGTATCTCACAACGCATGGGATTTCATAAGCGATAA
- a CDS encoding PRC-barrel domain-containing protein has translation MKKSCEIIGLTVVSIQEGKELGTVNQLVIDAAAGRVAALLIDDGKWYLGAKALPFSAISGLGEYAVTINTEADIMSVTPSSTFDNLLFQNANVVGALALTRVGNISGTVAEIVIDADGKIVECLIEEAGETRSLSAQRVITYGKDVLIISAENELQPVRLETVSSAPSPVFDALTPISEETVQNLEVDQEPVEPAQETDDLAKMFEEKQRKYLLGKTSSRRIEAESGVVVIEQGEEITEAVLQKAKLAGKFVELSMSIS, from the coding sequence ATGAAAAAGAGCTGTGAAATCATTGGCTTAACTGTCGTCAGTATTCAAGAAGGTAAAGAATTGGGAACCGTAAATCAGCTTGTAATTGATGCTGCTGCTGGCAGAGTCGCGGCTTTGCTGATCGATGATGGAAAATGGTATTTAGGAGCTAAGGCATTACCTTTTTCCGCCATCAGTGGTCTGGGTGAATATGCAGTAACTATCAACACTGAAGCAGATATTATGTCTGTAACTCCATCTTCAACGTTCGATAACCTACTATTTCAAAATGCAAATGTGGTTGGCGCTTTGGCATTAACCCGCGTTGGCAATATTAGCGGAACAGTAGCCGAAATCGTTATTGATGCTGATGGGAAAATCGTCGAGTGCTTAATTGAGGAAGCAGGAGAGACTCGTAGTCTCTCGGCTCAACGCGTTATTACATATGGCAAAGATGTCCTCATCATTTCTGCTGAAAATGAATTGCAGCCTGTGCGGTTGGAAACAGTAAGCTCTGCTCCATCACCTGTATTCGATGCCCTAACGCCTATTAGTGAAGAAACAGTACAAAATCTAGAAGTGGATCAAGAGCCTGTTGAACCTGCGCAAGAAACCGATGACTTAGCAAAGATGTTTGAAGAAAAGCAGCGAAAATATCTACTGGGTAAGACCTCCAGTCGTCGGATCGAAGCTGAAAGCGGCGTAGTAGTCATCGAACAAGGTGAAGAAATTACAGAGGCTGTGCTGCAAAAAGCTAAGCTAGCTGGCAAATTTGTCGAATTATCGATGAGTATTTCTTAA
- the tnpA gene encoding IS200/IS605 family transposase has product MSLKRLKSVRMKIPYIKHNHSICLLVYHFVTVTKRRKPEFEGIDLKLFKAAIANYPITIHVGEIMPDHIHLLIQAPAIFSPAYLAKLIKGCSSRAIGKDQKENWHGFSTGYFISTTGGTAVDAVKAYIENQKHED; this is encoded by the coding sequence ATGTCGTTAAAACGACTGAAAAGTGTTCGTATGAAAATTCCATATATCAAGCATAATCACTCTATCTGTCTATTGGTGTACCACTTTGTTACAGTAACCAAACGCAGAAAACCTGAGTTCGAGGGCATCGATCTCAAACTATTCAAAGCTGCTATAGCCAATTATCCTATCACCATTCATGTTGGTGAGATTATGCCTGACCATATTCATTTATTAATTCAAGCCCCCGCCATCTTCTCCCCTGCTTATCTCGCAAAGCTGATTAAGGGTTGCAGTTCGAGAGCAATAGGCAAGGATCAAAAAGAGAATTGGCATGGGTTCTCCACTGGTTATTTTATTAGCACAACTGGTGGAACTGCTGTTGATGCTGTAAAGGCTTATATTGAGAATCAGAAACATGAGGATTAG
- a CDS encoding class I SAM-dependent methyltransferase, with protein MNRELYDDNKTYSPVGTHQEVAFIVETLGIAPQAKILDLYCGYGRHAIELAKSGYLVTGVDGTQAFIDIARQKAIEAGVSICFEQKDMRELAYDNQFDAVINMFAAFGYFSDEENALVLKQIANALHSGGFLLMDLLNRELMARSNLNRYWRHPSGEYVLSYKAELQHGTAKMKREVINQNSGKKLRYEFDLRSYSLYEIETLLENSGLKIRSTFGNFDRTLYNHESPRLIVLAQKL; from the coding sequence ATGAACCGGGAACTTTATGATGATAATAAGACGTATTCACCGGTCGGTACGCATCAAGAAGTTGCCTTTATCGTCGAGACTCTCGGCATAGCCCCTCAGGCTAAAATTCTGGATCTTTACTGTGGGTATGGTCGTCACGCGATAGAACTAGCTAAAAGCGGATATCTAGTCACCGGCGTGGATGGTACACAGGCGTTTATTGATATTGCGCGTCAAAAAGCCATCGAAGCGGGGGTCTCAATTTGCTTTGAACAAAAAGATATGCGCGAATTAGCTTATGATAATCAATTTGATGCTGTAATTAATATGTTTGCTGCGTTTGGCTATTTCTCCGATGAAGAGAATGCTTTGGTTCTGAAACAAATTGCTAACGCGTTGCACAGTGGCGGATTTCTGTTGATGGATCTTCTGAATAGAGAACTGATGGCCAGAAGTAATCTTAACCGTTATTGGCGGCATCCAAGCGGCGAATATGTTTTGTCCTATAAAGCGGAACTGCAGCATGGCACTGCAAAAATGAAGCGAGAAGTTATTAACCAAAATTCCGGAAAAAAACTCCGATATGAATTCGACCTTCGCAGCTATTCGTTATATGAGATTGAAACACTGCTTGAAAATAGTGGCTTGAAGATTAGATCGACCTTCGGGAACTTTGATCGAACCCTTTACAACCATGAAAGTCCAAGGCTGATTGTCTTAGCTCAAAAGTTGTAA
- a CDS encoding thiamine pyrophosphate-dependent enzyme, translated as MAEVLFSRPKSLLDIPMHYCPGCHHGIIHRLVAEVLDELNVRERTIGIAPVGCSVLAYEYFNCDMMEAAHGRAPAVATGVKRVLPESVVFTYQGDGDLAAIGCAEIIHAAVRGEKITTIFVNNAIYGMTGGQMAPTSLESQVTTTSPYGRKLSESGMPIRMSEMISTIDGAAYITRVAVNNPANMAKAKSSIKTAFQLQMSGAGFSMVEVLSTCPTNWGMTPLEAVKWLEQNMIPYYPLGVFKTPEGVAKV; from the coding sequence ATGGCAGAAGTGCTATTTTCACGCCCTAAATCACTTCTAGATATTCCCATGCACTACTGTCCCGGCTGTCATCATGGGATTATCCATCGCTTAGTTGCTGAAGTCTTGGACGAACTGAACGTCAGGGAAAGAACCATTGGGATTGCGCCTGTCGGCTGCTCTGTGCTGGCCTATGAGTACTTCAACTGTGATATGATGGAAGCAGCCCATGGCAGGGCTCCTGCGGTTGCTACCGGCGTCAAGCGGGTATTGCCGGAGTCGGTTGTTTTTACCTATCAAGGTGATGGCGATTTAGCAGCCATTGGTTGCGCCGAAATCATTCATGCTGCGGTACGAGGCGAGAAAATAACCACCATCTTTGTTAATAATGCTATTTATGGGATGACCGGAGGGCAAATGGCGCCAACTTCACTAGAAAGTCAAGTGACTACTACGTCTCCATATGGTCGCAAACTGAGTGAGTCAGGTATGCCGATTCGGATGTCAGAAATGATATCCACTATCGACGGAGCCGCATATATAACTAGAGTTGCCGTGAATAACCCTGCCAATATGGCTAAAGCCAAAAGCTCGATCAAGACAGCCTTTCAACTTCAAATGAGTGGAGCGGGTTTTTCGATGGTAGAGGTTCTTTCTACCTGTCCAACAAACTGGGGTATGACTCCGCTAGAGGCAGTTAAGTGGCTAGAGCAAAACATGATTCCTTATTATCCGTTGGGAGTCTTCAAAACTCCTGAGGGGGTGGCCAAAGTATGA
- a CDS encoding PRC-barrel domain-containing protein, with the protein MMKKNAEILGLKVISITEGKELGVVKELVINPAGGTVAALVVDDGKWFYGAKVLPFMAIVGIGEYAVMVENSDNLASVAASPDIVSLLNVGVKVIGAKVLTKSGRIQGKIIEYTVDDAGKITACELELANGRGSAQLSSEYILTFGKDVIIVAEQDLA; encoded by the coding sequence ATGATGAAGAAAAACGCAGAAATACTAGGGCTTAAGGTAATTAGCATTACTGAGGGCAAGGAACTTGGGGTCGTTAAAGAGCTAGTTATTAACCCTGCTGGCGGAACTGTTGCCGCTCTAGTTGTGGACGACGGTAAATGGTTTTATGGTGCAAAGGTACTGCCATTTATGGCCATTGTCGGGATTGGCGAGTATGCCGTCATGGTAGAAAACTCTGACAATTTGGCATCTGTCGCAGCTTCTCCAGACATCGTCAGCCTCTTGAACGTTGGCGTAAAAGTTATTGGCGCAAAAGTTCTAACAAAGTCAGGTAGAATCCAGGGCAAGATCATCGAATATACAGTCGATGATGCAGGCAAAATTACCGCTTGTGAACTTGAACTTGCCAATGGAAGAGGTTCAGCCCAGCTTTCTAGTGAGTACATTCTAACCTTTGGCAAAGATGTGATCATTGTTGCTGAACAAGACCTCGCATAA
- a CDS encoding 3-methyl-2-oxobutanoate dehydrogenase subunit VorB: MAEKILMKGNEAIGEAAIVAGCRHYFGYPITPQTELTEYMARRMPQVNGVFLQAESEIAAINMVYGAAGAGARAMTSSSSPGISLKQEGISYIAGAELPCVIVNIQRGGPGLGSIQPAQSDYFQATKGGGHGDYHCIVLAPNSVQELVDVTVESFDLADRYRNPVLILGDGALGQMMEPVEFRASVATVVEKPWAAVGMKNRNQPNIINSLHLKADEQEQHNHKLQARYAAITASETRCEELYTDDAELTLVAYGITSRIARTAVEKARGEGMKVGLFRPISLWPFPSDQLFSTASRTKAFLTIEMSAGQMIEDVKLAIRCSKPVYFYGRYGGMIPSPREIYHEIVKIFDGKGGR; the protein is encoded by the coding sequence TTGGCTGAGAAAATCCTAATGAAGGGTAATGAGGCGATCGGAGAAGCCGCCATTGTTGCCGGCTGCCGTCATTATTTTGGCTACCCGATTACGCCGCAAACAGAACTGACTGAATACATGGCCAGACGCATGCCGCAGGTAAACGGGGTCTTTTTACAGGCAGAAAGCGAAATAGCTGCCATTAACATGGTGTATGGAGCCGCCGGAGCCGGCGCGAGAGCAATGACTTCGTCCTCCAGTCCTGGTATTAGCTTAAAGCAAGAAGGAATTTCCTACATCGCAGGCGCCGAACTCCCCTGTGTTATTGTAAATATCCAGCGCGGCGGTCCGGGACTCGGCAGCATACAGCCTGCGCAATCAGATTATTTCCAGGCGACAAAGGGTGGCGGACACGGCGATTATCACTGCATTGTATTAGCGCCAAACTCTGTTCAAGAGCTAGTTGATGTGACCGTAGAGTCATTTGATCTTGCTGACCGCTATCGCAATCCGGTGCTGATTTTAGGCGATGGTGCTCTAGGTCAGATGATGGAACCGGTAGAGTTTCGCGCCAGCGTTGCAACTGTGGTTGAAAAGCCTTGGGCCGCTGTTGGGATGAAAAACCGAAACCAGCCGAATATCATTAATTCGTTACATCTAAAGGCTGATGAGCAAGAACAACATAATCATAAGCTGCAGGCTCGTTATGCCGCGATTACAGCATCCGAGACCCGCTGTGAGGAACTATACACAGATGATGCAGAACTAACGCTTGTTGCCTATGGCATCACCTCCCGCATAGCACGAACTGCTGTTGAGAAAGCGAGAGGGGAAGGCATGAAGGTAGGCCTGTTCCGGCCAATTTCACTATGGCCATTTCCCTCAGACCAGCTATTTTCGACTGCCTCTCGGACAAAAGCATTCTTAACGATAGAGATGAGTGCAGGACAAATGATCGAAGATGTAAAATTAGCCATTCGTTGTTCAAAACCAGTTTATTTTTATGGGCGATATGGCGGAATGATCCCAAGCCCCAGAGAAATTTACCACGAAATTGTTAAAATTTTTGATGGAAAAGGAGGCAGATAG
- a CDS encoding sensor domain-containing diguanylate cyclase, with product MFRTYPADLIKAVVDTLPAALLLVNHDRQVQEIFISNRRLRYFRESDLSTLLGKFLLPETVGQIVAQFEQAVAFQQAGKVHRISFQTCHGLEEHVACRITPLPQQQGVAIIFLNESENVLLEQEFQLLTEQAEVAQRELCDAMSAMDFRLMDLDQSHKRLQVLYEVASIVQRNVSEQEALEDIVNIVMSDFACVHSAIFLLNDIGDTLIMKAHRGYSDICEVPLDSGIIGYAAQTREQVFVPDVSNDPRYIPGAPDCVSELAIPLIVRDRVIGVLDLQCPAERSLSPYDIEMLRTVAAQAAVVIAHVQHVALIEKVAITDELTGLYNFHHFSTLLEQEYRRACRYQHSLSLLMIDIDYFKHINDSYGHLAGNEILAQVAKLISQSCRDVDWVCRYGGEEFAVLLPETTSTEAQFIAERVRRAVAEYSFQEIIDCTFPGLSISIGVTSLAASIANAKDLVAQADLALLAAKRSTKNCVRVYSATTMESKVGEA from the coding sequence ATGTTCAGAACATATCCTGCAGACCTGATCAAAGCTGTCGTTGACACTCTTCCCGCCGCTTTACTGTTGGTCAATCACGATCGCCAAGTTCAAGAGATATTTATCAGCAACCGTCGTCTGCGCTACTTTCGCGAGAGCGATTTAAGCACATTACTGGGAAAGTTTTTACTACCAGAGACGGTTGGCCAAATAGTTGCCCAATTTGAACAGGCTGTCGCATTCCAGCAAGCTGGTAAAGTTCACCGGATTAGTTTTCAGACTTGTCATGGTCTTGAAGAACATGTAGCTTGTCGCATCACGCCGCTACCCCAGCAACAAGGCGTGGCAATTATATTTCTGAATGAAAGTGAAAATGTTTTGCTGGAGCAAGAGTTTCAACTATTAACAGAACAAGCAGAAGTCGCACAACGGGAGCTGTGTGACGCGATGTCAGCGATGGACTTTCGCCTAATGGATTTAGATCAATCACATAAGCGATTGCAAGTTCTTTACGAAGTTGCTTCTATCGTGCAACGCAATGTCAGTGAACAAGAAGCCTTGGAAGATATCGTAAATATTGTCATGAGTGATTTTGCGTGTGTCCACTCGGCGATCTTTTTACTAAATGACATTGGTGATACGTTGATCATGAAAGCCCATCGTGGCTATTCCGATATTTGCGAAGTCCCACTAGATAGTGGAATTATTGGTTATGCAGCTCAGACTCGAGAACAGGTCTTTGTTCCTGATGTGTCAAATGATCCGCGTTACATTCCTGGAGCGCCTGATTGCGTGAGTGAATTAGCAATCCCCTTGATCGTGCGTGATCGGGTCATCGGTGTTCTTGACCTACAGTGCCCGGCTGAACGTTCACTCAGCCCTTATGATATCGAAATGTTACGAACAGTGGCTGCTCAGGCGGCTGTCGTAATAGCGCATGTTCAACATGTGGCACTGATTGAGAAAGTTGCTATCACCGACGAATTAACGGGATTGTATAATTTTCACCATTTTAGTACACTCTTGGAACAGGAGTACCGTCGGGCTTGTCGGTATCAGCACTCCTTATCGTTGTTGATGATTGATATCGATTACTTTAAACATATTAATGATTCATATGGACACTTAGCTGGTAATGAGATCCTCGCTCAAGTCGCTAAGCTGATCTCGCAGTCGTGTCGTGACGTAGACTGGGTCTGTAGGTATGGCGGCGAAGAATTTGCTGTATTGTTGCCGGAAACAACCTCAACAGAGGCGCAATTTATTGCTGAACGAGTACGCCGAGCCGTAGCTGAATACTCATTTCAGGAAATTATCGACTGCACCTTTCCCGGTCTCAGTATTAGTATTGGTGTTACTAGCCTCGCTGCGAGCATAGCCAACGCGAAGGATTTGGTGGCCCAGGCTGATTTAGCGCTATTAGCGGCCAAGCGGTCAACGAAAAATTGTGTCCGTGTTTATTCGGCAACTACAATGGAGTCCAAGGTGGGTGAAGCATGA
- a CDS encoding tetratricopeptide repeat protein, with protein MNYFFIALLSTSGAAIVLYFLLNKILRIKMRIIPLILCVACSLFVSMALPKVIIRYSDWMGTLGVLSVFSVIFAYFLAYYDEKLDDCTQKSESETALCLSEPTPLEAVSATLFVQEQEMVQGSANHFVCETEIVNPPCEQSCLEEQASLSVETVSVNEAFSTPETFDEQLELAFHLKEQQDYHSAAKLFQKVLDANPHSEAAPLVILQIVDSLKHAREYQQAIKLLSDSLNFSAIHGKIAIERQIHELLSKLQQLQESEETGGSNT; from the coding sequence GTGAATTATTTTTTTATTGCGCTGCTTTCTACATCTGGAGCAGCTATCGTATTATATTTTTTACTTAATAAAATACTTCGCATAAAGATGAGGATAATTCCACTGATTCTATGCGTCGCCTGTTCCTTATTCGTTAGTATGGCATTGCCAAAAGTTATCATCCGTTATTCCGATTGGATGGGAACGTTAGGCGTATTATCTGTTTTCTCGGTGATTTTTGCGTATTTTTTGGCTTACTATGATGAAAAGCTTGACGACTGCACGCAGAAATCAGAGTCTGAAACGGCACTTTGTCTTAGCGAGCCTACGCCCCTAGAAGCAGTATCTGCGACATTGTTTGTACAAGAGCAAGAAATGGTACAAGGATCGGCTAATCACTTTGTGTGCGAGACAGAAATAGTCAATCCTCCATGTGAACAATCGTGTTTGGAAGAACAAGCCTCACTCAGCGTTGAAACCGTAAGCGTTAATGAGGCTTTTTCTACACCCGAGACTTTTGACGAACAACTAGAATTAGCCTTTCATTTGAAAGAACAGCAAGATTATCACTCTGCTGCTAAACTCTTTCAAAAAGTACTTGACGCAAATCCCCATAGTGAAGCCGCACCATTAGTTATTCTGCAGATTGTAGATTCACTGAAGCATGCAAGGGAATATCAGCAAGCGATCAAACTCTTATCTGACAGTCTTAACTTTTCTGCTATACATGGTAAAATCGCTATCGAGCGACAAATCCATGAGTTGCTGTCAAAATTGCAGCAACTCCAAGAGTCTGAAGAAACTGGGGGTTCTAATACATGA
- a CDS encoding 2-oxoacid:acceptor oxidoreductase family protein, whose protein sequence is MTHEIIIAGFGGQGVMVMGQLLTYAGMIEGKNVSWIPSYGPEMRGGTANCSVIISDEPIGAPIVSESTAVVAMNLPSLEKFEPTIKPEGILLINSSLIEHDTQRSDIKVYKLAVNDIANELGNTKVANMVALGAIVAATKAVSPASVLKAFDKMFAKRPELLEINRLALSAGAEKI, encoded by the coding sequence ATGACGCACGAAATCATCATTGCCGGCTTTGGCGGACAAGGCGTCATGGTCATGGGTCAACTGTTGACGTATGCAGGAATGATCGAAGGAAAGAATGTTTCCTGGATTCCATCCTATGGTCCGGAAATGCGTGGCGGCACTGCAAATTGCTCGGTTATTATTTCAGATGAGCCAATTGGTGCTCCTATTGTCAGCGAATCAACTGCTGTAGTGGCGATGAACTTACCTTCTCTTGAAAAATTCGAGCCAACCATAAAACCAGAGGGTATCTTGTTAATTAATAGCTCCTTAATTGAACATGACACTCAGCGTTCTGATATCAAAGTCTATAAACTGGCTGTAAATGATATCGCCAACGAATTAGGCAACACCAAAGTAGCTAACATGGTAGCTCTTGGCGCAATTGTCGCCGCGACAAAAGCAGTAAGCCCAGCATCTGTTCTCAAGGCTTTTGATAAGATGTTTGCCAAAAGACCAGAACTATTAGAGATTAATCGGTTGGCCCTTTCAGCTGGCGCTGAGAAAATATAG
- a CDS encoding VanW family protein produces MRRLLKRIGLYLALLFALLGANIIAVDTALSHDQHIFPAVRVGETDISGLTIEDARTALSNSIPFNSTSLLITVEDKQWWIESKDIDLAFDEIGTAQVAYLQPRQGNLFHRFFALHSIHDVKPVLFFNEAKLATLLENLAKEFYIAAKPASIRHENDDDFVIIPGSKGRELDVNSLQAVKNAIFNSQPAVSLTTRDVVPAVSEEDLRHINYVLGEYRTEFNSAETARNQNIYLAANSLDATLLRPGQTLSFNASVGPRTEQRGYRKAPAYVNEEQLADDWGGGICQVSSTLYNAALLADLTIIERSPHFRPAGYVPIGLDATIDFDSKLDLKIKNPLPDSVYISIETKTNELIVKVLGKSLPDKPMVRIVTTDLTTVEPKTEYIQDPDLDPGVQITTQVGQKGFHVSTARIRSVKGQELNREPLADDTYNPVNKIVRVGAKTKGKSK; encoded by the coding sequence TTGCGTCGGTTATTGAAACGAATAGGACTTTATCTAGCTTTGCTTTTTGCGCTTTTGGGGGCTAACATTATTGCTGTTGACACAGCCCTCAGCCATGATCAGCATATTTTCCCTGCCGTGCGAGTAGGGGAGACAGATATCAGCGGACTAACAATCGAGGATGCACGAACTGCACTAAGTAATTCCATTCCGTTTAATTCAACTTCTCTCCTTATTACCGTTGAGGATAAACAATGGTGGATTGAATCTAAAGATATCGACTTAGCTTTTGACGAGATAGGAACAGCACAAGTCGCCTATTTACAGCCGCGTCAAGGCAATTTGTTTCATCGTTTTTTTGCTTTACACAGCATTCATGATGTTAAGCCGGTTCTATTTTTCAATGAAGCAAAGTTGGCAACCCTGCTGGAAAATTTAGCAAAAGAATTTTATATTGCTGCCAAGCCAGCGTCAATTCGCCATGAAAATGATGATGACTTTGTCATTATTCCAGGGAGTAAGGGCCGGGAACTGGATGTAAATAGTTTGCAAGCCGTGAAGAATGCTATCTTTAATTCTCAACCAGCCGTTAGTTTAACCACCCGCGATGTTGTGCCTGCTGTTAGCGAAGAGGATCTGCGGCATATCAATTACGTCTTAGGTGAATACAGAACAGAATTTAATTCGGCCGAAACAGCACGTAATCAAAATATTTACTTAGCTGCCAATAGCCTAGATGCAACTTTGCTACGTCCAGGGCAAACCCTTTCCTTTAATGCTAGCGTTGGTCCACGAACCGAGCAGCGCGGCTATCGCAAGGCTCCAGCTTATGTTAACGAAGAGCAGCTAGCCGACGATTGGGGAGGCGGCATCTGCCAAGTCAGCAGCACCTTATACAACGCGGCATTGCTGGCCGATTTGACAATAATCGAGCGTTCACCGCATTTCCGCCCGGCAGGATATGTTCCAATTGGTCTTGATGCAACAATTGATTTTGATTCGAAACTCGATTTAAAGATCAAGAATCCATTGCCTGACTCTGTGTATATTTCCATAGAAACTAAAACTAATGAACTAATTGTTAAAGTACTTGGCAAATCACTACCTGACAAACCAATGGTTCGAATAGTAACAACAGACTTAACTACAGTCGAGCCAAAGACGGAATATATTCAAGATCCAGATCTCGATCCCGGTGTTCAAATTACGACCCAGGTTGGGCAAAAAGGTTTTCATGTCAGTACTGCGCGGATACGAAGCGTCAAGGGACAAGAACTCAATCGTGAACCATTGGCGGACGATACATATAATCCAGTCAACAAGATTGTTCGCGTTGGTGCAAAAACAAAAGGAAAATCAAAATAA
- a CDS encoding 4Fe-4S binding protein, with translation MPKPVFNVERCKGCELCTAVCPKKIIVMSNRFNSKGYRCSSCSDESLCIGCMLCARTCPDMVIEIHK, from the coding sequence ATGCCAAAACCGGTTTTTAATGTGGAGAGGTGCAAAGGCTGCGAATTATGCACTGCCGTATGCCCGAAGAAAATCATCGTGATGTCTAATCGGTTTAATAGTAAGGGGTACCGCTGTTCTTCCTGCTCTGACGAATCTCTTTGCATTGGCTGTATGTTGTGCGCTAGAACCTGTCCTGACATGGTCATTGAAATTCATAAGTAG